A DNA window from Methylobacterium sp. NMS14P contains the following coding sequences:
- the tam gene encoding trans-aconitate 2-methyltransferase: MADWNPALYTRFEDERTRPAAELLARVPLDAPLLAVDLGCGPGNSTALIAARYPDAEVIGLDTSPAMLESARARLPGLAFALADAATWQPARAPDLIYANAVLQWLPDHATLLPRLFGLLAPGGALAVQMPDNLAEPTHRLMREVAASGPWAAAIGDPAVAGRLGRMLEPAAYYDLLAPSAAEVDVWRTAYHHRMADAAAIVDWVSATGLRPFLDPLDPEHRSGFLDAYARAIDEAYPPRGDGRRLLAFPRVFIVARKAPQRADARPIVLRPRAPFRGSG, encoded by the coding sequence ATGGCCGACTGGAACCCCGCCCTCTACACCCGCTTCGAGGACGAGCGGACGCGGCCGGCGGCCGAGCTCCTCGCCCGCGTGCCCCTCGACGCGCCGCTTCTGGCCGTCGATCTCGGGTGCGGCCCGGGCAACTCCACCGCGCTGATCGCGGCGCGCTACCCGGACGCGGAGGTGATCGGCCTCGACACCTCCCCGGCGATGCTGGAGAGCGCCCGCGCCCGGCTGCCCGGCCTCGCCTTCGCGCTGGCCGACGCCGCGACCTGGCAGCCCGCGCGCGCGCCGGACCTGATCTACGCCAACGCCGTGCTGCAATGGCTGCCGGACCACGCGACCCTGCTGCCGCGGCTGTTCGGTCTCCTCGCCCCGGGCGGCGCGCTCGCCGTGCAGATGCCCGACAACCTCGCCGAGCCGACCCACCGCCTGATGCGCGAGGTCGCGGCGTCCGGCCCCTGGGCGGCGGCGATCGGCGACCCGGCCGTGGCCGGCCGCCTCGGGCGGATGCTGGAGCCCGCGGCCTACTACGACCTGCTGGCGCCGTCGGCCGCCGAGGTCGATGTCTGGCGCACCGCCTATCACCACCGCATGGCGGATGCCGCCGCCATCGTGGACTGGGTCAGCGCCACGGGTCTGCGGCCCTTCCTCGACCCGCTGGATCCCGAGCACCGGTCCGGCTTCCTGGATGCCTACGCGCGCGCGATCGACGAGGCCTACCCGCCGCGCGGCGACGGCCGGCGCCTTCTCGCCTTCCCGCGGGTGTTCATCGTCGCCCGGAAGGCTCCGCAGCGCGCGGACGCCCGCCCGATTGTCCTCAGGCCGCGCGCACCGTTCCGAGGAAGCGGCTGA
- a CDS encoding methyl-accepting chemotaxis protein has product MFSLPLRVAMTCSVLIAAVFAVGTTFLARRINASFEEQTARMQSETLSNEAREVRFRLAVAARTAESLAAAASALRAGGIQDRAVYDAMLRELLRANPDLIATWTGWEPNALDGRDRAFAGTASSDASGRFMPYWNRGSGTIKREVLTGYETEPDGAYYLQPKTLNRLVAIEPYIYPVAGKDVVMMSFGAPISVDGAYRGTAGVDIDLGSLNAALGAVKPFGTGYLAVISASGTTVAHPTGAAAGKPMHGFDASAADAAKQAIAAGAAVVTDAPGPDGAPWRYVAQHIQAGETPDRWAIVVAVPVATLTAAADQARAMLIGISVLCVLIGCAVVFGALHRLVGEPIRALGRTIGDMAAGDYGADVPEARRRDEVGLVGRAVLKLRDGLRAQAQADARARAEAQAAADRDRKRVTADLADSFEQAVGGIVETVTNAATELQATAKGLAATASETAGQSTTVAAGAEEAASNVRAAASAAEELGSSVQEIGRQVRGSAQLARAAADEAGGTVRLVEDLSAAVMKIGDVVALISGIAGQTNLLALNATIEAARAGEAGRGFAVVAAEVKALAGQTARATDEIAGQISRVQASTAQAASAIGSITSRVDEISGVATTIAAAVEQQDAATQEIVRNVTQAAAGTGEVTANIARVADAADMTGSAAGQVLDSSENLSRQSEHLRAEVSRFLGTVRAA; this is encoded by the coding sequence ATGTTTTCGCTCCCGCTGCGCGTCGCGATGACCTGTAGCGTCCTGATCGCTGCGGTTTTCGCGGTCGGGACGACTTTTCTGGCCCGCCGGATCAACGCCTCCTTCGAGGAGCAGACGGCCAGGATGCAGTCGGAGACGCTGTCGAACGAGGCGCGCGAGGTCCGGTTTCGCCTCGCCGTGGCGGCCAGGACCGCCGAGAGTCTCGCGGCGGCCGCCTCGGCGCTGCGCGCCGGCGGGATCCAGGACCGCGCGGTCTACGACGCGATGCTGCGCGAGCTCCTGCGCGCCAACCCCGACCTGATCGCGACCTGGACGGGCTGGGAGCCGAACGCACTGGACGGGCGCGACCGCGCGTTCGCCGGCACGGCCTCCTCGGACGCGAGCGGCCGCTTCATGCCCTACTGGAACCGCGGCAGCGGCACGATCAAGCGGGAGGTTCTCACCGGCTACGAGACCGAGCCGGACGGCGCCTACTACCTTCAGCCGAAGACGCTGAACCGCTTGGTGGCCATCGAACCCTACATCTACCCGGTGGCCGGCAAGGACGTCGTCATGATGTCGTTCGGCGCGCCGATCAGCGTGGATGGCGCGTATCGCGGCACCGCCGGCGTCGACATCGACCTCGGCTCCCTGAATGCCGCGCTCGGCGCGGTGAAGCCGTTCGGGACCGGCTATCTCGCGGTGATCTCGGCGAGCGGGACGACCGTCGCGCACCCGACCGGCGCTGCGGCCGGGAAGCCGATGCACGGCTTCGACGCGTCGGCGGCCGACGCGGCCAAGCAGGCGATCGCCGCGGGAGCCGCGGTGGTGACCGACGCGCCGGGCCCGGACGGGGCGCCGTGGCGGTACGTGGCGCAGCATATCCAGGCCGGCGAGACGCCCGACCGGTGGGCCATCGTCGTCGCGGTGCCGGTGGCGACGCTCACGGCCGCCGCCGATCAGGCGCGCGCCATGCTGATCGGCATCTCGGTCCTCTGCGTGCTGATCGGGTGCGCGGTCGTCTTCGGTGCGCTCCACCGCCTCGTCGGAGAGCCGATCCGCGCGCTCGGCCGGACCATCGGCGACATGGCGGCGGGCGATTACGGGGCGGACGTGCCCGAGGCGCGGCGCCGCGACGAGGTCGGGCTGGTCGGGCGGGCCGTGCTGAAGCTGCGCGACGGCCTGCGGGCGCAGGCGCAGGCCGACGCCCGGGCGCGGGCGGAGGCCCAGGCCGCGGCCGACCGGGATCGCAAGCGGGTGACGGCGGACCTGGCCGACAGCTTCGAGCAGGCGGTCGGCGGCATCGTCGAGACGGTCACGAACGCGGCCACCGAGCTGCAGGCCACGGCCAAGGGGCTGGCCGCCACGGCCTCAGAGACCGCGGGCCAGTCGACCACCGTGGCGGCCGGGGCCGAGGAGGCCGCCTCCAACGTCCGGGCCGCGGCCTCGGCGGCCGAGGAGCTCGGCAGCTCCGTGCAGGAGATCGGGCGCCAGGTCCGGGGATCCGCGCAGCTCGCGCGGGCCGCGGCCGACGAGGCCGGGGGCACGGTGCGGCTGGTGGAGGACCTGAGTGCGGCGGTGATGAAGATCGGGGACGTGGTGGCGCTGATCAGCGGCATCGCGGGCCAGACCAACCTGCTGGCCCTCAACGCCACGATCGAGGCGGCCCGCGCCGGCGAGGCCGGCCGGGGCTTCGCGGTCGTGGCCGCCGAGGTGAAGGCGCTCGCCGGCCAGACCGCGCGGGCCACCGACGAGATCGCGGGCCAGATCTCCCGCGTCCAGGCCTCGACCGCGCAGGCGGCCTCGGCGATCGGCAGCATCACGTCGCGCGTCGACGAGATCAGCGGCGTCGCCACGACGATCGCGGCCGCGGTCGAGCAGCAGGACGCGGCGACCCAGGAGATCGTCCGCAACGTGACCCAGGCCGCCGCCGGCACGGGCGAGGTGACCGCGAACATCGCCCGCGTGGCCGACGCGGCCGACATGACCGGCTCGGCCGCCGGCCAGGTGCTGGATTCGTCCGAGAACCTGTCGCGTCAGTCCGAGCATCTCCGGGCGGAGGTCAGCCGCTTCCTCGGAACGGTGCGCGCGGCCTGA
- a CDS encoding acetolactate synthase 3 large subunit, with translation MGGEVMTGAEMVIRAFQDQGVDTLFGYPGGAVLPIYDALFHQNAVKHILVRHEQGAVHAAEGYARSSGKVGCVLVTSGPGATNIVTGLTDAMLDSIPLVCITGQVPTHLIGTDAFQECDTVGITRHCTKHNYLVKSIDDLPRILHEAFYVAANGRPGPVVVDLPKDIQFASGLYERPEIASHKTYRPAVKGDSDRIRAAVELMATARRPVFYTGGGVINSGPEASRLLRELVRETGFPITSTLMGLGAYPGTDEKFLGMLGMHGTYEANLAMHECDVMICVGARFDDRITGRLDAFSPFSKKIHIDVDASSINKVVKVDVGIVGDCASVLGDMLEAWRALPSRPDKSNLDPWFQKISAWKARDCLAYWPSGTIIKPQYAVQRLYEACKTRETYITTEVGQHQMWAAQYFKYDEPNRWMTSGGLGTMGYGLPAAIGTQLAHPNGLVIDIAGEASILMNMQEMSTAVQYRLPIKVFILNNEYMGMVRQWQELLHGSRYSQSYSESLPDFVKLAEAYGAKGMRCEKPGDLDGAIAEMLAYDGPVIFDCIVDKTENCFPMIPSGKAHNEMLLSDYLGETGVELGDVISEEGKMLV, from the coding sequence ATGGGCGGCGAGGTCATGACCGGGGCCGAGATGGTCATCCGGGCCTTCCAGGATCAGGGTGTCGACACGCTGTTCGGGTATCCGGGCGGCGCCGTACTTCCGATCTACGACGCGCTCTTCCACCAGAACGCCGTCAAGCACATCCTCGTCCGCCACGAGCAGGGCGCCGTCCACGCCGCGGAGGGCTATGCCCGCTCCTCCGGCAAGGTCGGCTGCGTCCTCGTCACCTCGGGCCCCGGCGCCACCAACATCGTCACCGGCCTCACCGACGCGATGCTGGATTCGATCCCGCTGGTCTGCATCACCGGCCAGGTCCCGACGCACCTGATCGGCACCGACGCGTTCCAGGAATGCGACACGGTCGGCATCACGCGCCACTGCACGAAGCACAATTACCTGGTCAAATCGATCGACGACCTGCCGCGCATCCTGCACGAGGCGTTCTACGTCGCGGCGAACGGCCGGCCGGGCCCGGTCGTGGTCGACCTGCCCAAGGACATCCAGTTCGCCTCCGGCCTCTACGAGCGCCCGGAGATCGCCAGCCACAAGACCTACCGCCCGGCCGTGAAGGGCGACTCCGACCGGATCCGCGCGGCCGTCGAGCTGATGGCGACCGCGCGCCGGCCGGTCTTCTACACCGGCGGCGGCGTGATCAACTCGGGCCCGGAGGCGTCGCGCCTGCTGCGCGAACTCGTCCGCGAGACCGGCTTCCCGATCACCTCGACCCTGATGGGCCTCGGCGCCTATCCGGGCACGGACGAGAAGTTCCTGGGCATGCTCGGCATGCACGGGACCTACGAGGCCAACCTCGCGATGCACGAGTGCGACGTGATGATCTGCGTCGGCGCCCGGTTCGACGACCGGATCACCGGCCGGCTCGACGCGTTCTCGCCCTTCTCCAAGAAGATCCACATCGACGTCGACGCCTCCTCGATCAACAAGGTCGTCAAGGTCGATGTCGGGATCGTCGGCGACTGCGCCTCGGTGCTCGGCGACATGCTGGAGGCGTGGCGCGCCCTGCCGTCGCGGCCCGACAAGTCGAACCTCGACCCGTGGTTCCAGAAGATCAGCGCCTGGAAGGCGCGGGACTGCCTCGCCTACTGGCCGTCGGGCACGATCATCAAGCCGCAATACGCGGTGCAGCGCCTCTACGAGGCCTGCAAGACCCGCGAGACCTACATCACCACCGAGGTCGGCCAGCACCAGATGTGGGCCGCCCAGTACTTCAAGTACGACGAGCCGAACCGCTGGATGACCTCCGGGGGCCTCGGCACGATGGGCTACGGCCTGCCGGCGGCGATCGGCACGCAGCTCGCGCACCCGAACGGGCTCGTGATCGACATCGCCGGCGAGGCCTCGATCCTGATGAACATGCAGGAGATGTCGACGGCGGTGCAGTACCGCCTGCCGATCAAGGTGTTCATCCTGAACAACGAGTACATGGGCATGGTCCGGCAGTGGCAGGAGCTGCTGCACGGCTCGCGCTACTCGCAGAGCTACTCGGAGAGCCTGCCGGACTTCGTGAAGCTCGCGGAGGCCTACGGCGCCAAGGGCATGCGCTGCGAGAAGCCGGGCGACCTCGACGGCGCCATCGCGGAGATGCTCGCCTACGACGGCCCGGTGATCTTCGACTGCATCGTCGACAAGACCGAGAACTGCTTCCCGATGATCCCGTCGGGCAAGGCGCACAACGAGATGCTCCTGTCCGATTATCTCGGCGAGACCGGCGTCGAGCTCGGCGACGTGATCTCCGAGGAAGGCAAGATGCTGGTGTGA
- a CDS encoding amidase translates to MQDARQDGITAMGAVDLAAAIRGRVVSCAEVMRAYLERIHRINPRVNALVGLADDAALLREAEAADAALARGDAVGPLHGFPLAVKDLDPVRGLPFTQGSPIFADRVADTDSIMVTRLRAAGAIFIGKTNIPEFGLGSHSFNPVYGATGNAYDPAKTGGGSSGGAAVAVALRMQPVADGSDHAGSLRNPPAFNNCYGLRPSWGRIPAEAKDVFSPNLGVLGAIGRTPGDIGLMLSVLAGYDPRCPNAIRQDPSAFASPLVRDFRGTRIAWLGDCGGQIPFDPGVLDVCRAALATFAEIGCTVEEAAPRYDMERLWQDWLVLRALTVAANLRPFYDEPRHRALLKPEAAWEVERGLALGADRIIAALEGRTRWYETLRRFMEAYDYVVMPSAQVFPFDKALRWPETVGGRAMDTYHRWMQITIPATMSGLPALAVPAGFGEGGLPTGIQIVGPNHGELACLQLGAAYDAASSWVRRYPPPVE, encoded by the coding sequence ATGCAGGACGCGCGACAGGACGGCATCACCGCGATGGGCGCGGTGGACCTCGCCGCCGCCATCCGCGGCCGGGTGGTCTCCTGCGCGGAGGTGATGCGCGCCTATCTGGAGCGGATCCACCGGATCAACCCGCGGGTGAACGCCCTCGTGGGTCTCGCCGACGATGCCGCGCTCCTGCGGGAGGCCGAGGCCGCCGACGCCGCCCTGGCGCGGGGGGACGCCGTCGGGCCGCTGCACGGCTTCCCGCTGGCCGTGAAGGATCTCGACCCGGTCCGCGGGCTGCCGTTCACGCAGGGCTCACCGATCTTCGCCGACCGGGTCGCCGACACCGACTCGATCATGGTGACGCGCCTGCGCGCCGCCGGGGCGATCTTCATCGGCAAGACCAACATCCCCGAGTTCGGCCTCGGCTCGCACAGCTTCAACCCGGTCTACGGCGCCACCGGCAACGCCTACGATCCGGCGAAGACCGGGGGCGGCTCGAGCGGCGGCGCCGCCGTGGCGGTGGCCCTGCGGATGCAGCCGGTCGCCGACGGCAGCGACCATGCCGGCTCCCTGAGGAATCCGCCGGCCTTCAACAATTGCTACGGCCTGCGCCCGAGCTGGGGCCGGATCCCCGCCGAGGCCAAGGACGTGTTCAGCCCGAACCTCGGCGTGCTCGGGGCGATCGGGCGCACGCCCGGCGATATCGGCCTCATGCTCTCGGTGCTGGCGGGCTACGATCCGCGCTGCCCGAACGCCATCCGGCAGGACCCGTCCGCCTTCGCGAGCCCGCTCGTCCGCGACTTCCGCGGGACGCGGATCGCGTGGCTCGGCGATTGCGGCGGCCAGATCCCGTTCGATCCCGGCGTGCTCGATGTCTGTCGCGCCGCCCTGGCGACCTTCGCGGAGATCGGCTGCACCGTCGAGGAGGCGGCGCCGCGCTACGACATGGAGCGGCTCTGGCAGGACTGGCTGGTGCTGCGGGCGCTGACGGTCGCGGCGAACCTCCGGCCGTTCTACGACGAGCCCCGCCACCGGGCCCTGCTCAAGCCGGAGGCGGCGTGGGAGGTCGAGCGCGGGCTGGCGCTCGGCGCCGACCGGATCATCGCGGCGCTGGAGGGGCGCACCCGCTGGTACGAGACCCTGCGCCGCTTCATGGAGGCCTACGACTACGTGGTCATGCCCAGCGCCCAGGTCTTCCCGTTCGACAAGGCCCTGCGCTGGCCCGAGACGGTGGGCGGACGGGCGATGGACACCTACCACCGCTGGATGCAGATCACGATCCCCGCGACGATGTCGGGCCTGCCGGCGCTGGCCGTGCCGGCCGGCTTCGGCGAGGGCGGGCTGCCCACCGGCATCCAGATCGTCGGCCCGAACCACGGCGAGCTCGCCTGCCTGCAGCTCGGCGCCGCCTACGACGCGGCCAGCAGCTGGGTCCGCCGCTACCCGCCGCCGGTCGAGTGA
- the ilvC gene encoding ketol-acid reductoisomerase, protein MRVYYDRDADLNLIKGKKVAIVGYGSQGHAHALNLRDSGVKDIVIALREGSATAKKAEHEGFKVLSVAEAAKWADVVMMLTPDELQGDIYREFLEGNMKQGAALLFAHGLNVHFNLIEPRKDLDVLMVAPKGPGHTVRSEYLRGGGVPTLIAIAQDASGNAHDLGLSYASANGGGRAGIIETTFKEECETDLFGEQAVLCGGLVELIKAGFETLVEAGYAPEMAYFECLHEVKLIVDLIYEGGIANMNYSISNTAEYGEYVTGPRIVTPETKAEMKRVLNDIQSGTFTRNWMLENKVNQTSFKATRAKLAAHPIEEVGAKLRGMMPWISEKALVDKTRN, encoded by the coding sequence ATGCGGGTGTATTACGATCGCGACGCCGACCTGAACCTGATCAAGGGCAAGAAGGTCGCCATCGTCGGCTACGGCAGCCAGGGCCACGCCCACGCGCTCAACCTGCGCGATTCCGGCGTGAAGGACATCGTCATCGCGCTGCGCGAGGGCTCCGCCACCGCCAAGAAGGCCGAGCACGAGGGCTTCAAGGTCCTGTCGGTCGCCGAGGCTGCCAAGTGGGCCGACGTGGTGATGATGCTCACTCCCGACGAGCTGCAGGGCGACATCTACCGCGAGTTCCTCGAGGGCAACATGAAGCAGGGCGCCGCGCTGCTGTTCGCCCACGGCCTCAACGTCCACTTCAACCTGATCGAGCCGCGCAAGGACCTCGACGTCCTGATGGTCGCCCCGAAGGGCCCCGGCCACACCGTGCGCTCCGAGTACCTCCGCGGCGGCGGCGTGCCGACCCTGATCGCCATCGCGCAGGACGCCTCGGGCAACGCCCACGATCTCGGCCTGTCGTACGCCTCGGCGAACGGCGGCGGCCGCGCCGGCATCATCGAGACGACCTTCAAGGAGGAGTGCGAGACCGACCTGTTCGGCGAGCAGGCCGTGCTCTGCGGCGGCCTCGTCGAGCTGATCAAGGCCGGCTTCGAGACCCTGGTCGAGGCGGGCTACGCCCCCGAGATGGCCTACTTCGAGTGCCTCCACGAGGTGAAGCTGATCGTCGACCTCATCTACGAGGGCGGCATCGCCAACATGAACTACTCGATCTCCAACACGGCCGAGTACGGCGAGTACGTCACCGGCCCGCGCATCGTGACGCCCGAGACCAAGGCCGAGATGAAGCGCGTGCTGAACGACATCCAGTCGGGCACCTTCACCCGCAACTGGATGCTGGAGAACAAGGTCAACCAGACCTCGTTCAAGGCGACCCGCGCCAAGCTCGCCGCCCACCCGATCGAGGAGGTCGGCGCCAAGCTCCGCGGCATGATGCCGTGGATCTCCGAGAAGGCGCTGGTCGACAAGACCCGCAACTGA
- a CDS encoding TetR/AcrR family transcriptional regulator C-terminal domain-containing protein has product MMQASATAEREAPSARQQAVLDAVLGLMVEDGEQLTMDAVARRASCSKETLYKWFGDRDGLLIATVRWQASRVHAGHDSAQVLNGATLRERLQDFAVTWLEVITGPTSVALNRIAIAHAGSRKSNLGGIVLANGRFAIGERVKPVLEAGRAAGLLTFADSEAAFRTFFGLVGRDIQIRLLLGETLDLDGAEIRRDAGRAVEQFLALYGRAKPDPKHQA; this is encoded by the coding sequence ATGATGCAGGCCAGCGCCACAGCAGAGCGGGAAGCGCCGTCGGCACGCCAGCAGGCGGTGCTGGACGCCGTGCTCGGCCTCATGGTCGAGGACGGCGAGCAGCTCACCATGGACGCCGTCGCGCGCCGGGCGAGCTGCTCGAAGGAGACGCTCTACAAGTGGTTCGGCGACCGGGACGGGTTGCTGATCGCGACGGTGCGCTGGCAGGCCTCCCGGGTCCATGCCGGGCACGACAGCGCGCAGGTCCTAAACGGCGCCACCCTGCGGGAGCGCCTGCAGGACTTCGCGGTGACGTGGCTGGAGGTCATCACCGGCCCGACCTCGGTGGCGCTGAACCGCATCGCCATCGCGCATGCGGGCTCGCGCAAGAGCAACCTCGGCGGCATCGTCCTGGCGAACGGGCGCTTCGCCATCGGCGAACGGGTGAAGCCCGTGCTGGAGGCGGGGCGCGCCGCCGGCCTGCTGACCTTCGCCGACAGCGAGGCCGCCTTCCGCACCTTCTTCGGCCTCGTCGGCCGGGATATCCAGATCCGACTTCTGCTCGGCGAGACCCTCGACCTCGACGGGGCCGAGATCCGGCGCGATGCGGGCCGCGCCGTCGAGCAGTTCCTGGCCCTCTACGGCCGGGCCAAACCCGACCCGAAACACCAAGCTTAA
- a CDS encoding haloacid dehalogenase type II translates to MTVRALVFDVFGTLVDWRSGVAREAARLLAPVAPNLDAGAFADAWRARYNPSMETVRSGARPYVDLDTLQAESLPDVLAQFGIAGVSEAVQRELVQAWHRLDAWPEVPDALRRLRAKHLLAPNSNGHVRLMADLARRNGLIFDAILGAGYSRDYKPKPALYRDAVAAFGFAPAETMMVAAHSNDLAAAAGHGLATAHIARPREHGPAGGETAPTVPVTHAARDLAELADRLGC, encoded by the coding sequence GTGACCGTCCGGGCGCTGGTCTTCGACGTCTTCGGGACGCTGGTCGACTGGCGCTCCGGCGTCGCGCGCGAGGCCGCGCGGCTGCTCGCGCCCGTCGCGCCGAACCTCGATGCCGGCGCCTTCGCGGACGCGTGGCGGGCCCGCTACAACCCCTCGATGGAGACGGTGCGCTCCGGTGCCCGGCCCTACGTCGACCTCGACACGCTCCAGGCCGAGTCGCTGCCCGACGTGCTGGCGCAGTTCGGCATCGCGGGCGTCTCCGAGGCCGTGCAACGCGAGCTGGTCCAGGCGTGGCACCGGCTCGACGCGTGGCCCGAGGTGCCGGACGCGCTGCGGCGCTTGCGCGCGAAGCACCTCCTGGCGCCGAACTCCAACGGCCATGTCCGGCTGATGGCCGACCTCGCGCGCCGCAACGGCCTGATCTTCGACGCCATCCTCGGCGCCGGCTACTCCCGCGACTACAAGCCGAAGCCGGCGCTCTACCGCGACGCCGTCGCGGCCTTCGGTTTCGCGCCGGCGGAGACGATGATGGTCGCCGCCCACTCGAACGACCTCGCGGCGGCGGCGGGCCACGGGCTCGCCACAGCCCACATCGCCCGCCCGCGCGAGCACGGCCCGGCCGGCGGCGAGACCGCGCCGACGGTGCCGGTCACCCACGCGGCGCGGGACCTGGCGGAACTCGCCGACCGGCTCGGCTGCTGA
- the ilvN gene encoding acetolactate synthase small subunit, which translates to MNAMNTHYPDAVRVEPVNRHTLAVIVDNEPGVLARISGLFSGRGYNIESLTVSETEEARHISRITIVTTGTNAVIEQIKAQLDRLVPVHRVVDLTLQGNAIEREICLVKVKGEGEHRSEALRLAAAFGAKTLDATLNSFVFELTGATEDVDRFVRLMSVIGLVEICRTGISAMGRGAEPL; encoded by the coding sequence ATGAACGCGATGAACACCCACTACCCCGATGCCGTCCGCGTCGAGCCGGTGAACCGGCACACCCTGGCGGTGATCGTCGACAACGAGCCCGGCGTGCTCGCCCGCATCTCGGGCCTGTTCTCCGGCCGCGGCTACAACATCGAGAGCCTGACCGTCTCCGAGACCGAGGAGGCGCGCCACATCTCGCGCATCACCATCGTGACCACCGGGACGAACGCCGTGATCGAGCAGATCAAGGCGCAGCTCGACCGGCTGGTGCCGGTGCACCGGGTCGTGGACCTGACGCTCCAGGGCAACGCCATCGAGCGCGAGATCTGCCTGGTTAAGGTGAAGGGCGAGGGCGAGCACCGCAGCGAGGCTCTGCGGCTGGCCGCCGCCTTCGGCGCCAAGACCCTCGACGCCACGCTCAATTCCTTCGTGTTCGAGCTGACCGGTGCCACCGAGGATGTCGACCGGTTCGTGCGCCTGATGAGCGTGATCGGGCTGGTGGAGATCTGCCGGACCGGCATCTCCGCCATGGGGCGCGGGGCGGAGCCGCTCTGA
- a CDS encoding pyridoxamine 5'-phosphate oxidase family protein translates to MASLYSDAHRALQEEFGTTKLAVRLDEDWVHESVQPDEAAFIGSRDMFFLSTVDPDGMPTVSYKGGPTGFVKVLDASTLVFPGFDGNGMFYSMGNIEGQAKVGLLFIDFETPHRIRVQGRASLLRDDALMAEYTEAKYLVKVAVTKIWINCPRYIHKYQKLEQNKYVPRPGRETPLAAWKRLDLAGDVISDADKARVAQEGKLEVSEYEALVARGEA, encoded by the coding sequence ATGGCATCGCTCTATTCCGACGCGCACCGGGCGCTGCAGGAGGAGTTCGGCACCACCAAGCTCGCCGTGCGCCTCGACGAGGACTGGGTCCACGAGAGCGTGCAGCCGGACGAGGCCGCCTTCATCGGCTCCCGCGACATGTTCTTCCTCTCGACCGTCGACCCGGACGGCATGCCGACCGTCTCCTACAAGGGAGGTCCTACGGGCTTCGTGAAGGTGCTCGACGCCAGCACGCTGGTGTTCCCGGGCTTCGACGGCAACGGCATGTTCTACTCGATGGGCAACATCGAGGGTCAGGCCAAGGTCGGCCTGCTGTTCATCGACTTCGAGACGCCGCACCGCATCCGCGTGCAGGGCCGCGCGTCGCTGCTCCGGGACGACGCCCTCATGGCCGAGTACACCGAGGCCAAGTACTTGGTGAAGGTCGCGGTCACCAAGATCTGGATCAACTGCCCGCGCTACATTCACAAGTACCAGAAGCTCGAGCAGAACAAGTACGTGCCGCGTCCCGGTCGCGAGACCCCGCTGGCTGCCTGGAAGCGGCTCGACCTCGCGGGCGACGTGATCAGCGACGCCGACAAGGCGCGCGTCGCCCAGGAAGGCAAGCTCGAAGTCTCCGAGTACGAGGCGCTGGTCGCCCGCGGCGAGGCCTGA
- a CDS encoding glutathione S-transferase family protein, with amino-acid sequence MTARSLYYAPGACSLAAHIILEESGLPYEGIKLDLAAGDQRRPEYLAINDRGRVPALTEDGWVLTECAAILRHVARSVPEKALWPADLREQAAADEWLGWLACNHHVTYAHVRRPERYTEDESAFDGIKAKAANTYADLATMTEVRLSHGGWAVGDRFSVVDAYLTVFWFWANGPTLRFDMAGRFPAWTAHARRVAERPAVQAVFAREGLPLPR; translated from the coding sequence ATGACCGCCCGCTCCCTCTACTACGCCCCCGGCGCCTGCTCGCTCGCCGCCCACATCATCCTGGAGGAATCCGGGCTGCCCTACGAGGGCATCAAGCTCGATCTCGCCGCGGGGGACCAGCGCCGGCCGGAATACCTCGCGATCAACGATCGCGGCCGCGTGCCGGCGCTGACCGAGGACGGCTGGGTGCTCACCGAGTGCGCGGCCATCCTGCGCCACGTCGCACGCTCGGTGCCGGAGAAGGCGCTGTGGCCCGCGGATCTGCGTGAACAGGCGGCCGCCGACGAGTGGCTCGGCTGGCTCGCCTGCAACCATCACGTGACCTACGCGCATGTCCGCCGCCCGGAGCGCTACACCGAGGACGAGAGCGCCTTCGACGGCATCAAGGCGAAGGCCGCCAACACCTATGCCGATCTCGCCACCATGACCGAGGTGCGCCTGTCGCACGGTGGCTGGGCAGTGGGTGACCGCTTCAGCGTGGTGGACGCCTACCTGACGGTCTTCTGGTTCTGGGCGAACGGACCGACGCTCCGGTTCGACATGGCCGGCCGCTTCCCGGCTTGGACAGCCCATGCCCGCCGCGTCGCCGAGCGCCCGGCCGTCCAGGCCGTCTTCGCCCGCGAGGGGCTGCCGCTGCCGCGCTGA